One segment of Meriones unguiculatus strain TT.TT164.6M chromosome 3, Bangor_MerUng_6.1, whole genome shotgun sequence DNA contains the following:
- the LOC132652869 gene encoding uncharacterized protein LOC132652869, whose amino-acid sequence MVEDTILPDTITQEETEEDTVMPKETEEDTILSDIITLRKRDVPDDTITMTPSHGKTKEDNILPYSITLEETEDDIIMPAEIEDIIMPEETKEYSILQDASLLEENEEDTIFPDNITREETEKDTIMPEII is encoded by the exons ATGGTGGAGGACACCATcttaccagacaccatcacacaagaagagactgaggaggacacggTCATGCCaaaagagaccgaggaggacaccatcttgtcaGACATCAtcacactgagaaagagaga TGTTCCTGATGACACCATTACCATGACACCATCACATGGGAAAACCAAGGAGGACAATATTTTGCCATACagcatcacactggaagagactgaggatgaCATCATCATGCCAGCTGAGATCGAGGAcatcatcatgccagaagagaccaaggagtactccatcctgcaaGATGCCAGCCTgctggaagagaatgaggaggacaccatcttccCAGACAACATTACACGGGAAGAGACTGAGAAGGACACTATCATGCCAGAAATCATCtaa